The nucleotide sequence ggaactaaacacatttatttctaaaaaaaacagttgttggcatgacacgggttatgttcttctcatatattttatgatagtatgatactaaacccctaacgggagggattgtacctgatattcatatgatgaagacataatctttcaatcagtttaattgaggtctggagctggcttgtcagttaactgctagtagtctgttgttatttatgtattattgtcattttatttattttcttttgttacatattttgacatcagactcggacttctcttgaactgaattttaatgtgcgtattgttattcttttacttttctaatAATACCTCGTTTTGAATTATTGAGTTAAACAAAATGATGCTCTTTCAagattaaaaatctaaatttccAGATAACATTGGGAtgttttatacaatttataaaacatttgtgcATTTGCCGTCAGCAAATTAATCAACTATAACGATAATGATGGATgactatatacaaataaaaatcaagaaaaacaaGTCGAAAATCAGTAAGCTTTAATTATCTATCTTATATATCAACATTGATAGGGTTTTTTAACTGATAGTTATAGAGGTAGCCTTTGTTTCAGTATGGTCCACTCCAGGGACCGTTGTTCCAGTCTTTATTTCAGTCATAATTTCCGTGATATCCAGTGTACCCGTCATAACCATGGTAACCATTGTTGTATGGTAAATTATATCCTGGAAAATAATCCTgagatatgaaaaaaaagatttaagatTGAATCAATGatgattttgatatataaagcaaTTTAAAAGTGcgtaatataaattaaaacaatgacaCTATATATCATTGAAGCAGCTGATGATTCAAGCCttcttttctatgttgtttcatccATTCCTGTAAACTATATCTATATTTGTATCTTTTAGTTTGGTAATAATTTAGTAAATAGTAAAATTAGATAAAagcataacaatttatttttccATCCATTTTCCCAGATTGATTTACCTTTGCTTAACACGTGTGACACTCTAGTCTATAAATAAATGACTGTTTAGAAACAGTGAGTTAAACTTGcagttatatttcaatttttgaaaattgagtACACACCAACAAAAAAATGATTAACACATTTTGAAAAACTTGTATTTTACTAAGTAAGTATGTCTTGTTGATACAAGAATAATGATATGAAATCATGTTGTATTTGAAAACGTGGCCATGTGCTGTACTGTGTACAATTCTCTGAAACCAGGGGAGTAATAAAGATGTAACCCCTTGTAAAAGACTTGTGAATGTTACCAAATGGACATTCAAGCTTAACAGTCAAAAAGATAATGCTCtcgtaaataaaaaaacaaaaaagaaaaaaaaaagaaccatacGACAATATACAAACCAAAAcgagaaaactgaagactgaacAACAGAAACCCAACAAAAACCGACTTGATGATTGTTTCGATATCACACCATGACGGCTTGTATTGGCTGAGACAAAACCTTATCATTTACatgttatcaaatatattttctgAAACTAAATCGTCACAAATGTTTCACCCAGAAAGATTACCATTGaatatattacaaataaaattgtcttgcttctgtattgtttattatagtttatttaagtttattataaaatcaaaaactACGTAACTAAATTGTTGAACTGAAATTCATTGCGTGTGActgtttttattcatttgttctatttttctggTGTCGACCTGGGCGTCTTACATAATGCTTTTCATGTCATATAACAAACTTTAAGGTCTGGACCGGGCATataagttaactgctagtagtctgttggtATTTATGCATTAATCTCAttgcatttattttcttttgttatttcttctgacatcggactcggacttctcttgaactgaattttaatgtgcgtattgttatgcgtttacttttatacattggttagaggtatatggggagggttgagatctcataaacatatttaaccccgccgcaattttgcgcctgtgccaattcaggagcttctggcctttgttagtctagtatgatttttaattttagtttcttgtgtataattcggagttaagtatgacgtccattatcattgtactagtatacatatttttaaagggCCAGCTAatgaacgcctccgggtgcgggagtttctcgctacattgaagaccaattagtgaccttcggctgttgtctgctctatggtcgggttgttgtcgctttgacacattccccatttcctttctcaattttattttggtatttcTCAACTTACATATCCTGCAtctaaaaaaaaaggattatCAAATATAAGTCATTTTTGTTAAGTATGGAACAATTGTTTTTGTAATCACTGTCTTTAACTTGCTTCTTTGTTAAAAtctatatttgattaaaaaaaaagattaatatataTCAATTGAAGTGTAAACAAATCTAACATTCGATTTTTCATGTGTCAGTAAATAACAATAAgataagtatataaaaaaagaattttgaaaaagaaaGCGGAAAACAATAGCAGagctataaaagaggggcgaaagataccaaagggacagtcaaactcataaatctaaaataaactgacaacgccaaggctaaaaatgaaaaagacaaacagacaaacaatagtacacatgacacaacatagaaaactaaagaataaacaacacgaaccccatcaaaaactaggggtgatctcaggtgctccataACATATACAACTTTTTCAACAATTTCGAATTAATGACACATAGAAGAACAAATATTTATGAAAGCAATAATAACATTCTTCCTGTTTTGATATTTCGTTGGTATGATTGCCCAATTTTATAGAACTAAAAGACTGAGTTCAACCGATTCTATTGGGTGACCGTTATTTTGAATATGATAAAGCCAGGATACGCTGGTTGTTCAGAAATACTTCTATTCTGGCTGAATACTGTCTGCGCTTTATATACATTTCGCAATGAACCCACTGCAAATCAAGAGGAAGAAACAACCACACATATGTTCCTGTTACAATAAGATTTGAAATGTAAATGTATTACATAATCCGGATCGCCCTTGTCATGTTAGATGcaagaatgaaaataaaaatacaaaatatgccaaaatgattaaaaacaaattgctCAGAGAAAAATTTAAGGTCTTCCCACCAGGAaggataaaaatatcaaaatttgaattgaaTGTGAATTTCAGCgacaaatgacagcttattgtacgattggtattttttgtatttttattttcattcttgCATCTAACATGACAAGGGATACGGATTAtgtaatatatttacattttaaatcttattgtaATAGGAACATGTGTGTGATTGTTTCTTCCTCTTGATTTGCAGTGAgttgattgaaaaatatatataaagcgcAGACGAATATTCACCCGAATAACAGTATTTCTCAACAATCAGCGTATCCTTGCAAACGGTTAGATCAAGAAGCAATGAAGACATTCAGTTTCACAGTTGTGGTGGCTTTAGTCCTAATTGGATTATTTGCCGTGCAGAGTGGTAAGTAAAGattatttttgtcctttttggttATATAGATATTCTACTGTTTCGTTTCTTAAAcctcattggctttcaaataatTGCCTTTGAGCATTCCGGATAAAGGTAAATGCAAAAAAGTGTGTTAGACGTAAGAAATTTATAACataatgtttttaatttgttttatcaaactTTTGAAATCTATAAAATGGCGGATAACTTTTCATAAGcacaaaatatgtaaacaaaaatccAGCGTCTTTGCAAAAGCTTCGTCATATTCAATATCACGGTCTAACAATATAACGAAATTTAAAACGaaactgtcgtacaagtgagaggtttagcgctataaaaccaggttaaatccaccatttctacatttgaaaatgcctgtaccaagtcaggaatatgacagttattgtcctattattttttatgtgttttgtcatttgattttgccatgtgattatggaccttctgatttgattttcctctgagttcagtatttttgtgattttactttttgaaacaGTTAAACTCATTCTTTATGTCTATCAAATTGCGCAATCATAACAACAATCGAAACAGGAAAAGTTTAATGATTTGCTTTCAGAATTATTTGTTCTTCTATTTGTCATTAATTCAAAATTGTTGAAAACTATTTATTGATTATTTGCTATAGATTGTTTTCTacgtatattttgaaaattctttttatatatttatattattatcatttactGACACATGACAAATTATAATGTAAGATTTATTTTCACTCTAATTAATTTATCCATATATTtttctggtattttttttttttttttacaaagaaacaAGTTTCAAACAGCGATTATAAAAACATTTGTTCCATACTTTACCAAAacgatttatatttttataatcctTTTTTCAGATGCAGGCTatgtaagttttaaattttttaaaaactgttatatGACATGAAAATCATAACGTACGACGCTTACCTCGACACCAGAAAAAAgaacaaatgaataaaaacagTCACACACAATGAATTTCAATTTAACAATTTAGTTAAGTCATATAATTTGCGTAGATTTTGATAACGGGTTTTATATAAACTTAACAATAAAAATCCAAgacaattttatttgtaatattatcAATGGTAATCGTTCTGGGTCAAACATTTTTGACGATTTAGTTTCAGAACATAAATTTGATCAAATGCAACTGATAAGGTTTTGTCTCAACGAATACAAGCCGTCCTGGTGCAATATTGAAAGAGTAATAAAGcctgtttttgttttggttttcgaGTATATTGCCGTATCGTTTGGTCGGggtgttttccctttttttaccAGAGCATTATCATTTTGACtgttgaatttaaatgttcatttggTAACATTGGCCACTCTTTTACAGAGTATTATATCTTTATTAATCTGCCGGTTTAAGAATTGAACAAACACAGTAATTGACCACGTTTTCAAATGTAACACGATTTTATATCATTATTCTTGTATAACAAAAGGGAATACTTACTTAGTAAAACACAAGTATTGCAAAATGTGtagatcatttctttttttttgggggtgtttcctcaattttgaattttagatatAACTgcaaaatatattcaaatatttattgatttatttgaaaaaatcCCCATTCCTTAATTCACTGTTTCTAAACAGTCATTTATTTATAGAGTGGCACACGTGTTAACCAAAGGTAAATCAACCTGTTGAAATGGATTAGAGAATTAAATGTTTTGTGATTATTATAATGTTAACTACCTGCAGTTGTTGAATTGTCACCAATCTATAAGATACAAATATTGATCCATGTATATATAATAGGAATGgatgaaacaaaataaacaagaagGCAAGAGTCATCAGCTACTTAATAATATTGATATAGTGTCATTGTTTAAATTGATATTACGCAGTTTTTAATTGCTTTATATTTCAACATCATCATTTATTCAATCTTAAATCTGTTTGTCTTCATATTTTAGGGTTATTATCCAGGATATGGTTTACCATACAACAATGGTTACCATGGTTATAACGGATACACAGGCTATCACGGAAATTATGGATGGAATAAAGGCTGGAATAACGGTCCCTGGGGAGGACCATACGGAAACAAAGGCTACGTCTATAACTATTAACTAAAACTGTCAATGTTGATATGAATGACAGATAATTAAAGTTTTACTGATTTtcgatttgatttttatttgtatatagtcTTCCATCATTATAGTTATAGTTTATTGATTTGCTGACGgaaaataaagaaatgtttttaaattgtattgaAACAAAACTATATTATCTGGCAGTTTAGATATATAATCTAGAAAGAGCTTCattttgtttaataactttgATATCTAAAAACGAGGTATTATAAGGGCCATTATTTTGGCCATTGGAATTGCAGAAAAATGTGTGGGTGTTGGTATTGACTGAAGAAATGTCATTTATGGTTCAATCTAGCTTGAATTTTTCCTTACTCTATGTCTTGCTAGTAAATTTCAGTTTTCAATTTCTATGCTATGCTACGAACGATTTTGATTTGAGTTCTGGTGGTTAGTTTTCTCaatggcattcataccacatctttatatattttcatatttcatacaGATATTTAAGAACGAAACAAATACTAATCGTTTAACATGGTGTTGTTAGAAAATGACTTCTTGCATAGATTCTAAAATACCAATTTATTTATCGAATTTCATCAGATCATTAGAAAGAAGATAAAAGTTAATGTAAACCCTTCAAAATAGGGAATCACATACACTCTAAAGAAAGCTTTGACAATGAAAGTGTTTCCTTTTCCTTATGAATACCTGCCATGCGAAACCAAACTCGAAAAGACACAAACAtgacaactgaaaaaaaaacaattttgataattTGCAAAGGTTTTTCGAACATTTTTAtaagataaatatgttaaaaGCAGATTCTAGCAAAACTAtggttaatgttatttatttcaaCATCTATATAATTCTTTCAAAGAGTAATAATGATGAAATAACCTACATTTCTTGGATTTCCTCTTTTCAATTTCCATTCTTGCAAATAATTTGACAATGTATACATAATATGTTATGCACTGACATTTGTGTTTTAACTTTGATCTCATTATAACAGGAACATGTGTGTGATTATTTCTTCCTCTTGATTAACAGATCTGCAGTGAGTTGATTAAACAAAGTATATATAAAGCGCAAACAACTGTCAATAAGAATAAAGGATAATTCTCAGTAATCAGCTCCTTTCTCCAAATAGTTTGAATAGAAAACAATTATGAATAATATGAGTGTCGCAGTGTTGGTGGCTTTAGTCCTGATTGGATCATTTGCTGTGCAAAGTGGTAGGTAaaattttgtcttgaaaatgttGTATATTACAATTTGTTGATAGATATTCTTTTGccgtattttttttgtttaaatttcaattattgCAAAAGTTTCCGAGATCAGTTTCTATAAAAGTATCTATTCAAAATATAAGTGAAAGAGTAAACCATTTCAaaacatcaaatttaattttattattgtattaattaaACTAAGCCATTTAAATGATACACCATaccatagaaaaaaatcaaacatgcaacctttctttactttttattatatcaatCACAAAATAGTAATCTTTATCGTTAAATCATATCCATTTAAATGCAAACTAGGTAAATGCTGCATTATTGACCGTTTGttaaataatgtcaaaatacctcagttttgttttttcattaaagtgtttatatttgatatgttattAAACCTGGTAAATAATGAACTTGTATATTAGATTTACGAACATTCCTCATTGAGTAACAAAAAAACTCATTCATAGTTGATTTGTTTTTCAGATGCGAGTGATGTAAGtttgtttatttagtttttaaagtGACATAACAAGACTAAACTATGTAATGTATTGAAGAgatataatttaaataatatacaatattGGGTTAAATGAACATTATAAGAGATATATGAGAACCcttgtttatataaattgttaGCAAATACAAGTATAAATAATATGCATTGTATCAGGTGTATCTTTGTTCCATCGTTCCGATACAACATGTCTAAAtgttttaaactgttttaaaatataaatatatttcgaGGGACTGTAATATAACGAGCTTCAAATCAACAGTCCTTTAAATCATATGCAAGTTTGTTCATACACAAGTATTATCATTTGATTGTTAATATTACgaactttttgaatttttatattttttgtcatcagAATTGATTCTGAGTTGTATCGTTTCAATATTTCAGTATTATGGTCCAAACTATGGTCCTTCAAGACGTTGGGGAGGTTATGGCAACTATAACAGATACAATGGCAGACGTTATGGCGGTTATGGCGGATATAAAGGCTGGAACAGAGGTTGGAGACGAGGTTCCTGGGGGCGAcgaaaatataattattaaaacaatGAAAGTGTTAGTACAGCAACATATTACCTATCTGTATGGAAACGAATGATAGATAATAAAGAATTTTCTCTTTATTCCTTGTTTATGCTGTCATCAATCTTTGTCGTTATGGTTGATTGAGTAGAAGACAgcattgataacaaaaaaaaaaacaataataacatccatactttttttcaaaaaaaacaaCAGTCACAAACATAAAGATTATATAAATCGTATGTGAAAAGTTAAAAAATTTAGGGTTCGATTTCCTTAATCACTGTAGTAATgttttatcaaaagaaaaatatgcgttatgaaaaattaattactgtaacttattttcgcggatacttgatttcgcgttttaccctttctagACCACTTCGCGGCTATTTCATTTCGTGATTGACTGAATTACTTgatgaagttaaaaaaaagtagTGATCAAGTTtaacatattcgcgacgattatttgcattatttttccTACTCGCAAAAGCATCTAAAATAAATAGAacacaaaaataagttggtttaaaGAACCATCAGATAAAATACCAAGGAAGTTTATTTAGGTCACAACCGACATCAAATTAGATTATTTAACTTTGTtaacgggtgccacatttggagcagaatctgcttacccttccggagcacctgggataTCAAATtttaccaaagggacattcaaacacaGAAgtcgaaaaaaaaccaaaaacgcTATGGTTACCACAGTTAGAAAACAGAAAGAGAGACATTTTAGATGCAACAAATATGAAATCTTCAATCTAAAGGACAAAACGAAAGAAATAGAAGAGACAGTTTGATgatcaataaatgaataaaattgaacgTAGAATAATTTACTACCAAAATATGATTATGATCCGATAATATATGGATTACGACAAAGGTCAGGTGAAGATATATTATAAGAGCAGAGGAGAGGACAGATTTAGAAATTTAAATAACCTTAATACCTAATGGGATTTAAAAAGCTGATTTGAAAGCTGATGTCGTGTACTTATACGTGATATTTTGcaatatgaaatttataaattaaaaagaaaaaattataaaaacatataattgataACATCGAAGAGCTTCAAATGAACAGTcttttaa is from Mytilus galloprovincialis chromosome 6, xbMytGall1.hap1.1, whole genome shotgun sequence and encodes:
- the LOC143078394 gene encoding uncharacterized protein LOC143078394; the protein is MKTFSFTVVVALVLIGLFAVQSDAGYGYYPGYGLPYNNGYHGYNGYTGYHGNYGWNKGWNNGPWGGPYGNKGYVYNY
- the LOC143078395 gene encoding uncharacterized protein LOC143078395; protein product: MNNMSVAVLVALVLIGSFAVQSDASDYYGPNYGPSRRWGGYGNYNRYNGRRYGGYGGYKGWNRGWRRGSWGRRKYNY